The Negativicutes bacterium genomic interval CTTTCTTTTTCCGGCACCGGCGTACGTCCTTCAATTCTTGTTACAATAACAGTCTGTGAAACATCAGGCAATGTATACTCTTGTTTTAAGGCCGCTGCGGTCGCTAAAAATGAACTAACTCCTGGAATAACTTTATATTCAATATTATGTTTATTTAACTCATCCATTTGTTCTTGAATTGCCCCATAAATACTAGGATCACCAGTGTGTAACCTTACAACCATTTTATTGTTTTGTACACCTTCTAGCATAACAGTTATAACCTCTGCTAATGTCATTGAGGCACTATTATATACTTGCGCACCCTGCTTTACTAACGACAATAATGCTGGATTAACGAGCGAACCGGCATAAATAACAATATCCGCTTCTCCTAATATTCTTTGACCTTTTACCGTAATTAATTCCGGATCTCCCGGACCTGCCCCAATAAAATAAATCTGCATCTCAAATCTCCTCTACATTTTTTCCGAAACTATAATAGTAATCTGATTTAACGCTTGAAACATATTGTAAGTTCCTATATTATTAATTCTATTTATCCCTACCGAAAAAGCTTCAACTTTATAATGTTTTGCTTGTAGGTAAGTTAAAGCATTATATATTGTTTCCACTGTAACTGCATTAACAATGATTTTACCGTTTTTTTTCAGTAATGACGCTGATTGGTCAATTATTGCTTGTAGATTTTTTCCACTTCCGCCAATAAAAATAACATCTGCTTGCGGTAAATCAGCCATTCCTTCTGGAGCATAAGCATTGATAACTGTTATATTGTTAGCTTGAAATTTTTCTGCATTTTTCTTAATTAAATCAATTCCTTCAAGATTTTTTTCCAATGCAAAAACTTTTCCATTCGGTGCTAATAACGCCGCTTCAATCGATAAAGAACCTGTTCCTG includes:
- the cbiT gene encoding precorrin-6Y C5,15-methyltransferase (decarboxylating) subunit CbiT, which produces MTKEEVRILTLAKAKIKADDIIIDIGAGTGSLSIEAALLAPNGKVFALEKNLEGIDLIKKNAEKFQANNITVINAYAPEGMADLPQADVIFIGGSGKNLQAIIDQSASLLKKNGKIIVNAVTVETIYNALTYLQAKHYKVEAFSVGINRINNIGTYNMFQALNQITIIVSEKM
- the cobM gene encoding precorrin-4 C(11)-methyltransferase, which encodes MQIYFIGAGPGDPELITVKGQRILGEADIVIYAGSLVNPALLSLVKQGAQVYNSASMTLAEVITVMLEGVQNNKMVVRLHTGDPSIYGAIQEQMDELNKHNIEYKVIPGVSSFLATAAALKQEYTLPDVSQTVIVTRIEGRTPVPEKESLASLASHNATMCIFLSVHMIEEVVTELIKGGYTETTPIAIVQKASWPEEKIVRGTLGDIAQKIKENDIMRTAMIVVGQCLNTSYSLSRLYAPEFAHMYRDASK